The following DNA comes from Thermococcus piezophilus.
CCTTGGTGAAGCCCTTGAAGAGCTAAAGAAGGACAGGATCGTAAGAGAAGCCCTCGGGGATGCATACAAGAACTTCATAAGATATAAGGAGCGCGAGTGGGAGGACTACATTTCCTACCTCGAGGCCAGAGAACTGTCACTCGAGACGAAAAAGGTGACAGAGTGGGAGCTGGAAAGGTACTTCTACATCTAATGAACCTCATCAAGAGTCGCTTCCCCGAGTTTTTCATTTTCTCTTGCGTGCACGAGCATCGAGCCGCCTATGATGAGCACTGCCCCAACGAGCTGCTTCAAAGTGAGGGTTTCTCCAAAGAGGATGAAAGCAAGGACAATAGCCACCACGGGTTCTATGGTAGCCACTATTGAAGCCCTGCTGACCTCAACTTCTTTGAGGGCGTGGTTGTAAAGGATGTATCCAAGAAACGTCGGAAAAAAGGCTAGGGCGAAGAGATAGGGAAACGCACCAGCCGGGACACTGAAGTCAGTGAACGGGAACAGATAGATGAAACCGAACAGGAGGGTGTAGAAGAGGGCCTTCTCTGGCTCTTCCTTTCTAATGGCGAACTTCGCTAATACGCCATAGAGAGCATATGTAAAGCCCGTCAGCAGGCCAAAGATGAGCGCTTTGGTGGAAAACTGAACCTTTCCCCAGTTAACGAGAAGAACGCCAGACATCACCATAGCCAGGGCGGCGACCTTCTCCCTGCTGAGAGCCTCCTTGAATATTACCCTTCCCAGCACTATTGAGTAAACGGGAGCCGTGTAGAGGAGCAAAACGGCAAAGGAAACGGAGGATATGGTGACCGTGTAGAAGTAGAGGGTGTAGAATAGGAAGATGCTGAAGAAGCCATAGAGGGCGTAGAACTTCAGTCGAGAGCGCTCTATCGAAAAGCCACATCTGAAATAAAGATAAACCGCGAGGAGCATCAGGGCAAAGAGAACCCTGTAAAAGACCATTGTGAAGGGGCTCAGTCCAAAGCTGTCCAAGTACTTAGCAAAGATGCCCAGAGTTCCCCACATTGAGGCAGCAAGAAAAACGAAAAGGTAGCCTTTTTTCATGGACTCACCTCAGAATTCGGGGCCCAATGAAAGTCTTCTTTTGTGCTCGCTTCTTTTGACGAGTGATTCAACGTATTCAACTTTCTCCAACGGGATTCCAAGCTCCCCAGCAGTATCCTCTTTGGGCATCTTGAGGTCGACTAGTCTCCACAGGATTTCGTCGAGCAGTTTATAGCTTATTCCCAGCTCATCCTCGTCAGTCTGGCCCTCCCAGAGGCCAGCAGTCGGCTTCTTCTGAATAATTTTCTCTGGGACGCCTAGCCTTTTAGCCAGCTCCCAAACTTCAGTCTTGTAAAGGTTAATCAGTGGGGCATAATCACTTGCTCCATCACCCCATTTGGTAAAGTATCCAGTTAAAAGCTCGCTCCTGTTGCTGGTTCCAAGGACGAGACGATTCATGGAGTTAGCGTGAGCATAGAGAAGAATCATCCTGGTCCTAGCCATGATGTTCCCCTTGCTTTTAACGTCAAGTTCGCTAACTGCATTTTCGAATTCGTCCACGATGGGTTTTATGTTTATGAGTTTGTACTCGATTCCGAGGTTCTTGCAGACGAGTTTTGCGTCTTCAACGTCGCCGTTCTCGTAGTAGGGCATTATTAGACCAAGAACCTTCTCCTTCCCGAGAGCGTTGACTGCCAAATAAGCAGTGGTAGCACTGTCTATACCACCACTGATGCCTATAACGACGCCCGTGGCACTGGCTTCCTTGACCTTCTCTCGGATAAACGAAACGATTCTCTCAATCACAACATCATAATCCAAACTCCTCATCTCTTACCCTCCTTAATGTCCCTCAGGAATTGGGTGTAACCTATAAAGGCCATAACCGTTCCCACGAGCATAAGAACGAAGGCGAGGAGAGAATAAATCGCGTAAGGGTAGTCCTTCGCGCTGACGGTGTAGGTATAATTGATAGTTCCATTAAAAACGTCTATCACAGGCCGAGTCGTGGGTATTATCTCTACGGTTCCGTTTAACAGGGCGTATTTTTCTGTAACGTTTCCTTGGACTACAGAGAAGGTTGCGTTGGATGAAGAGATAACAAGAGTGCGGTTATAATAAACATAGCTCTTTTCAAAGTCTTCATCTCCGAGAAGATACCTACCCTCGCCAAGGGTGCCATTGGATGAGTAGGACTTATCGACCCCATAAAGCCCCATAGCTGAGATTACCAGGGCTAGAACAAGCATTATCAGACCGACCTTCAGAAACGGATACTCAAGTGCTTCCCTCAGTGTGCCCATGAGTCTCACCTAAAAGAAAAGTTGAAAGGAGGTCAGTACTTACCGACCAGGTGGCACTCCGCAAAGTGGTTGTGCTCATACTCGACGAGCTGCGGGTGCTTGGTATCACAGAGTCCCTTCTGGGCGTAGATACACCTCGGGTGGAACCTGCATCCCGGTGGAACCTCGGCGGCGTTTGGAACTTCACCCTTGATGGGCAGCTCCTTGATGACGTTCCTCCTCTCTGGCTTCGGCTCTGGAACGGCAGCGAGAAGTGCCCTCGTGTAAGGGTGAAGTGGGTTGTCTATGACTTTCTCTGCAGGACCCATCTCGACTATCCTTCCAAGGTACATGACCGCAATGTAGTCGGCGAAGTATCTGGCCGTTGAGAGGTCGTGGGTAATGTAAAGGTAGGTGACGCCCATCTTCTGCTTGAGCTCCTTCATCAGCTCGAGGATCTCAGCCCTAATGGAAACGTCGAGCATCGAGACCGGCTCATCGGCAACTATGAACGTCGGGTTCAATATGAGAGCCCTAGCGATAGCGACACGCTGTCTCTGACCGCCGGAGAGCATGTGCGGGAACCTTCCGATGTAGTCCTCGGGCGGGGTTA
Coding sequences within:
- a CDS encoding ABC transporter ATP-binding protein, with amino-acid sequence MAEPVLKVEKLKKYFPIKRGLVSALKGEPQKYVRAVDGISFEIGKQEVFALVGESGCGKSTTGKLIVKLLEPTDGRIYLEGKDVTDVKTKEEILEYRRRVQIIFQDPFSSMNPRFRIFDILEEPLLIHGIGETKAEREELIYKALEMVKITPPEDYIGRFPHMLSGGQRQRVAIARALILNPTFIVADEPVSMLDVSIRAEILELMKELKQKMGVTYLYITHDLSTARYFADYIAVMYLGRIVEMGPAEKVIDNPLHPYTRALLAAVPEPKPERRNVIKELPIKGEVPNAAEVPPGCRFHPRCIYAQKGLCDTKHPQLVEYEHNHFAECHLVGKY
- a CDS encoding NAD+ synthase, giving the protein MRSLDYDVVIERIVSFIREKVKEASATGVVIGISGGIDSATTAYLAVNALGKEKVLGLIMPYYENGDVEDAKLVCKNLGIEYKLINIKPIVDEFENAVSELDVKSKGNIMARTRMILLYAHANSMNRLVLGTSNRSELLTGYFTKWGDGASDYAPLINLYKTEVWELAKRLGVPEKIIQKKPTAGLWEGQTDEDELGISYKLLDEILWRLVDLKMPKEDTAGELGIPLEKVEYVESLVKRSEHKRRLSLGPEF
- a CDS encoding EamA family transporter — translated: MKKGYLFVFLAASMWGTLGIFAKYLDSFGLSPFTMVFYRVLFALMLLAVYLYFRCGFSIERSRLKFYALYGFFSIFLFYTLYFYTVTISSVSFAVLLLYTAPVYSIVLGRVIFKEALSREKVAALAMVMSGVLLVNWGKVQFSTKALIFGLLTGFTYALYGVLAKFAIRKEEPEKALFYTLLFGFIYLFPFTDFSVPAGAFPYLFALAFFPTFLGYILYNHALKEVEVSRASIVATIEPVVAIVLAFILFGETLTLKQLVGAVLIIGGSMLVHARENEKLGEATLDEVH